One Streptomyces sp. NBC_01142 DNA segment encodes these proteins:
- a CDS encoding condensation domain-containing protein, which yields MTARSVIVETAPLSPGQERLIADEFARPGGVWPELGEPTRLRPIDTGAVLIDGPLDTRALQRAVSALIIRQPALCTRLHRLADTTPIQLVAGSLPDQVHHSLLSHGTHPSRETLLAQSQPLHVDPRIDPLFRTHLIRLGEHRHVLLLQIHHFVSDGWSIGILYRDLAELYNAARTGRPADLPPLPRTFAAVSRDMRTERRSPQLGRQLTFWRERLQHLGPAMAFTREPVEQDTGRRPVNVQRVHIPAPAVRGLRASARGGARGPLAGPFLAALALLLHHQSAATDIRIGMMISNRARPDTEHLIGYFVNTAVIRLRLHPELTAAGLTEAANEAVRQALEHQALPIQDLKRDLHQGAAPLYQVTLALNTMRTHTLTLDGADCQDIDMEETGPRTAPTTIEQRWVIEERAGALSGTLTYQAGTFTPPQIRMALGHLDQAIAAVTAGHPTVAAITSAFRHPGVRT from the coding sequence ATGACGGCCCGGTCGGTGATCGTGGAGACGGCGCCGCTCTCCCCGGGGCAAGAGCGGCTGATCGCCGATGAGTTCGCGCGCCCCGGCGGGGTCTGGCCCGAGCTCGGTGAGCCGACCCGGTTGCGGCCGATCGACACTGGCGCCGTCCTCATCGACGGCCCGCTGGACACCCGAGCCCTGCAGCGAGCCGTATCCGCGCTGATCATCCGGCAACCCGCCCTGTGTACCCGCCTGCACCGCCTGGCCGACACAACCCCGATCCAGCTCGTCGCCGGCTCCCTGCCCGACCAGGTGCACCACAGCCTCCTGTCCCACGGCACCCATCCGAGCCGGGAGACGCTGCTCGCCCAGAGCCAGCCGCTCCACGTCGACCCGCGCATCGATCCTCTCTTCCGCACCCACCTGATCCGCCTCGGCGAGCACCGGCACGTCCTGCTCCTGCAGATCCACCACTTCGTCAGCGACGGATGGTCGATCGGCATCCTCTACCGCGACCTCGCCGAGCTCTACAACGCCGCCCGCACCGGCCGCCCCGCCGACCTGCCGCCACTGCCGCGCACCTTCGCCGCCGTGAGCCGCGACATGCGCACCGAACGCCGCAGCCCGCAGCTGGGCCGCCAACTCACCTTCTGGCGAGAGCGCCTCCAACATCTTGGCCCGGCCATGGCCTTCACCCGCGAGCCGGTCGAGCAGGACACCGGGCGGCGCCCGGTCAACGTCCAGCGCGTCCACATTCCCGCCCCTGCTGTCCGTGGTCTTCGCGCCAGCGCACGTGGCGGCGCACGCGGCCCGCTCGCCGGCCCGTTCCTCGCCGCGCTCGCCCTGCTCCTTCACCACCAGAGCGCGGCCACCGACATCCGCATCGGAATGATGATCTCCAACCGGGCCCGGCCGGACACCGAGCACCTGATCGGCTACTTCGTCAACACCGCGGTGATCCGGCTCCGACTCCACCCCGAGCTGACCGCCGCCGGGCTGACCGAGGCCGCGAACGAGGCCGTACGCCAGGCTCTTGAGCACCAGGCCCTGCCCATCCAGGACCTCAAGCGGGACCTGCACCAGGGCGCGGCCCCGCTGTATCAGGTCACCCTCGCCCTCAACACCATGCGCACCCACACGCTGACCCTGGACGGAGCGGACTGCCAGGACATCGACATGGAGGAGACCGGCCCGCGGACGGCGCCCACCACCATCGAACAGCGCTGGGTCATCGAGGAGCGGGCCGGGGCCCTGAGCGGCACGCTCACCTACCAGGCCGGCACGTTCACGCCGCCGCAGATCCGCATGGCGCTGGGCCACCTCGACCAGGCCATCGCCGCCGTCACCGCCGGGCACCCCACCGTCGCCGCCATCACCAGCGCCTTCCGTCACCCAGGGGTGAGGACATGA
- a CDS encoding phosphotransferase enzyme family protein: protein MTPGHRAQTTDPGLTAVLDAYGLTPSGLRPLLGGMENTHALAETPHGLVVITQLRKKAPEAAEEYARFLHRLEQADIPAPRLRRHRDGGWVTSHTGHPVIVCGYIPGRHHAVLPPHLVEDVGTVLGRTHRTVPAPDATLTPHLRLTSSEAALLANLPDTPFARWARATHRAVAHVTAQSESESLVAVHADVFPDNVIVTGSGGVVLIDWEDCSADLPVVDVGMALIGLCCSSTGFSVRRARRLMRGYRTGSGIVLDSALVRDAALHAAVLVALRRYQWRQEGHLPANSSRSHAVLARSARDLEQRWPEVAGR from the coding sequence ATGACCCCGGGCCACCGCGCACAGACCACGGACCCCGGCCTCACCGCGGTCCTCGACGCGTACGGGCTGACTCCGTCGGGGTTGCGACCGCTACTCGGCGGCATGGAGAACACCCACGCGCTCGCCGAGACCCCTCACGGCCTGGTCGTGATCACCCAGCTCCGCAAGAAGGCCCCGGAGGCCGCCGAGGAGTACGCCCGCTTCCTGCACCGGCTGGAGCAGGCCGACATCCCGGCCCCACGCCTGCGCCGGCACCGTGACGGCGGCTGGGTCACCAGCCATACCGGGCACCCCGTGATCGTGTGCGGCTACATCCCCGGCCGCCACCACGCGGTGCTCCCGCCGCATCTCGTCGAGGACGTCGGCACCGTCCTGGGCCGCACCCACCGCACCGTACCGGCGCCGGACGCGACGCTGACGCCCCACCTTCGGCTGACCAGCTCCGAGGCGGCGCTCCTCGCCAACCTGCCCGACACCCCCTTCGCCCGGTGGGCCCGCGCCACCCACCGAGCCGTCGCCCACGTGACCGCGCAGAGCGAGAGCGAGTCGCTCGTGGCGGTGCACGCCGATGTGTTCCCGGACAACGTCATCGTCACGGGCAGCGGTGGAGTCGTCCTCATCGACTGGGAGGACTGCTCCGCGGACCTTCCGGTCGTCGATGTCGGCATGGCGCTGATCGGCCTGTGCTGCTCCTCCACCGGGTTCTCGGTACGGCGTGCACGCCGCCTGATGCGCGGCTACCGCACCGGAAGCGGCATCGTCCTCGACTCTGCTCTGGTCCGGGACGCCGCGCTGCACGCGGCCGTCCTCGTCGCCCTGCGCCGCTACCAGTGGCGCCAGGAAGGTCATCTGCCCGCCAACTCCTCCCGTTCGCACGCCGTCCTCGCCCGCAGCGCGCGGGACCTGGAGCAGCGCTGGCCGGAGGTCGCCGGGCGTTGA
- a CDS encoding radical SAM protein, which yields MPRDQVLVIVPPNSNTVIDGHLLTVTRPEEHSDWSDFLCLGALSLASALEKNPQLTPLYIDGTVIDLGDVLTYITEHADRILAVCLGMLTANFEAGVLIARHTKDTDPHITTVAGNDHFSSLWRECMAAAPCLDYGFVGNEIIGPFTRLIAALRTGADIDPGAFPGLVHRTGGGAHLTPPGAEPVFTGFDYSLVDRAFHQTPLYTGHFQQRIAPRLHELLGRKVSAGVPVEIGRGCVKFAGDDACSFCSIHPGMLWRNQLTAAQAWDVVEAAVTADYDYLYLTADELPLTFAKLLTAMNATQPAWWKALPNTDRPVLVGYGRADGIADPRRTALLTGLGVRQIMIGMDAGAPLSLAAMNKPVGGRRRDVLVEAERLYEKNSTAITVARDHGLLIRAGFVVGHIGMTRALLEENLQRILALISEGGTRGVFSAVDVEVLSPQPGARDYTYLTDPAAAQAAASRLGLSIACEPVLTKIAQRWSGQAVIPPEDAMRDYAAALMPEVSFEELAEARVTIRAHAKACGVVIGE from the coding sequence ATGCCCCGCGATCAGGTCCTCGTCATCGTCCCGCCCAACTCCAACACCGTCATCGACGGACATCTGCTGACCGTGACCCGGCCCGAGGAGCACAGTGACTGGTCGGACTTCCTGTGCCTGGGCGCCCTGTCCCTCGCCTCCGCCCTGGAGAAGAACCCTCAGCTCACCCCGCTCTACATCGACGGCACGGTCATCGACCTCGGGGACGTCCTGACCTACATCACCGAACACGCCGATCGCATCCTGGCGGTCTGCCTGGGCATGCTCACCGCGAACTTCGAGGCCGGCGTACTCATCGCCCGCCACACCAAGGACACCGACCCGCACATCACCACCGTCGCGGGCAACGACCACTTCTCCTCCCTGTGGCGCGAGTGCATGGCCGCCGCGCCCTGCCTGGACTACGGGTTCGTCGGCAACGAGATCATCGGCCCCTTCACCCGCCTGATCGCCGCCCTGCGCACCGGCGCGGACATCGACCCCGGCGCCTTCCCCGGCCTCGTCCACCGCACCGGCGGCGGCGCGCACCTCACCCCGCCCGGCGCCGAGCCCGTGTTCACGGGATTCGACTACTCCCTCGTGGACCGAGCCTTCCATCAGACCCCCCTCTACACCGGGCACTTCCAGCAGCGCATCGCGCCGCGCCTGCACGAGCTGCTGGGCCGCAAGGTGAGCGCCGGCGTCCCCGTCGAGATCGGCCGCGGCTGCGTCAAATTCGCGGGCGACGACGCCTGCAGCTTCTGCTCCATCCACCCCGGGATGCTGTGGCGCAACCAACTGACCGCCGCCCAGGCCTGGGACGTCGTGGAAGCCGCCGTCACGGCCGACTACGACTACCTCTACCTGACCGCCGACGAACTGCCCCTCACGTTCGCCAAGCTCCTCACCGCCATGAACGCCACCCAGCCCGCCTGGTGGAAGGCACTCCCGAACACTGACCGGCCCGTGCTGGTCGGCTACGGGCGCGCCGACGGCATCGCCGACCCGCGGCGCACCGCACTGCTCACCGGCCTCGGCGTACGCCAGATCATGATCGGGATGGACGCCGGGGCGCCCCTGTCGCTGGCGGCGATGAACAAGCCTGTCGGCGGCCGCCGCCGCGACGTCCTGGTCGAGGCCGAGCGGCTGTACGAAAAGAACTCGACGGCCATCACCGTCGCCCGCGACCACGGCCTGCTCATCCGGGCCGGCTTCGTCGTCGGCCATATCGGCATGACCCGGGCCCTGTTGGAGGAGAACCTGCAGCGGATCCTCGCGCTGATCTCCGAGGGCGGCACCCGCGGCGTCTTCTCCGCGGTCGACGTCGAGGTGCTCTCCCCGCAGCCCGGCGCCCGCGACTACACCTACCTGACCGACCCGGCCGCCGCGCAGGCCGCCGCATCCCGGCTGGGCCTGAGCATCGCCTGCGAGCCGGTCCTCACCAAGATCGCCCAGCGCTGGAGCGGGCAGGCCGTCATCCCCCCGGAGGACGCTATGCGTGACTACGCCGCCGCGCTGATGCCCGAGGTGTCCTTCGAGGAACTCGCCGAAGCCCGCGTGACGATCCGCGCCCACGCCAAGGCCTGCGGCGTCGTCATCGGCGAATAG
- the ureA gene encoding urease subunit gamma, whose translation MRLTPAESDRLQLYLATLLARERRGRGLRLNVPEATALIAHAACEAARDGARVDEAATEARQVLTAADVLPGVPHLLTEIQVEAVFDDGTKLIVITDPIPAADDPQTAPGAVLAAPALAPDYAAPVTITVTNTGDVPVSVSSHYHFFEANRVLAFDRAAAYGTRLALPVGSVTVFDPGTPRTVTLTPLGGDRIVIGFAGLVDGPLDAPGAHERSLHRAHTDGYLDTGSATAQEGHPV comes from the coding sequence ATGCGCCTGACCCCCGCCGAGAGCGACCGGCTCCAGCTGTACCTGGCCACCCTGCTCGCCCGGGAACGCCGCGGCCGTGGTCTGCGGCTCAACGTGCCCGAGGCGACCGCGCTCATCGCCCACGCCGCCTGCGAGGCCGCCCGGGACGGAGCCCGCGTGGACGAAGCGGCAACCGAGGCCCGCCAGGTCCTCACCGCCGCCGACGTCCTGCCCGGCGTGCCGCACCTGCTCACCGAGATCCAGGTCGAGGCCGTCTTCGACGACGGCACCAAGCTCATCGTCATCACCGACCCCATCCCGGCAGCCGACGACCCGCAGACCGCGCCCGGCGCCGTCCTTGCCGCCCCCGCCCTTGCCCCCGACTACGCCGCCCCGGTCACGATCACGGTCACCAACACCGGCGACGTGCCCGTCAGCGTCAGCAGCCACTACCACTTCTTCGAAGCGAACCGGGTTCTCGCCTTCGACCGCGCCGCCGCCTACGGCACCCGCCTGGCCCTCCCGGTCGGCTCGGTCACCGTCTTCGACCCCGGCACACCCCGGACCGTGACCCTCACCCCGCTGGGCGGCGACCGCATCGTCATCGGCTTCGCCGGACTCGTCGACGGCCCCCTGGACGCGCCCGGCGCACACGAGAGGAGCCTGCACCGCGCCCACACCGACGGCTACCTCGACACCGGCTCCGCCACCGCCCAGGAAGGCCACCCCGTATGA
- a CDS encoding urease subunit alpha, producing the protein MSSLRYTELHGPTIGDRIRLADTGLILRVEDDAQLRGEEFVTGYAKTARDGMHMKAELAPDTCELVVSNVVLVDPVAGIRKVSLGIKDGRIHSIGRAGNPDTLDAVDVVVGTGTTVIAGEGLIATPGIVDTHVHLVSPRILDAALAAGVTTVVSQNFGPTWGCGVTAPTELHHALRAFDAWPVNIALLARGSSSHPAGLVRALAEGGASGFKVHEDMGAHARALDTALTVADEHDVQVALHSDTLNEALYVNDTLAVIAGRTLHAFHVEGCGGGHAPNVLQMAGVPNIIGSSTNPGLPFTRDTAAEHLHMIATVHRLDPGSPDALRLAADRIRTGTLGAEDVLHDLGVIPITSSDSQAMGRIGETVRRTFAVAAKMKTLDPEPTTDDNERILRYVAKLTINPALAHGMAHEIGALTPGRLADIVLWDPRYFGAKPHLVLKAGYPAYGVTGDPNASTETCQPLVLGPQFGAFGETAADLSVAFVSQAAHASGADQLPTRRRRVPVRDTRSIGLATMRLNDRTGHVRVDPGDGRVTLDDTPISSPPAEHTALSRLYFL; encoded by the coding sequence ATGAGCAGCCTGCGTTACACCGAGCTCCACGGCCCCACCATCGGCGACCGGATCCGCCTCGCCGACACCGGCCTGATCCTACGCGTGGAGGACGACGCGCAGCTGCGCGGTGAGGAGTTCGTGACCGGCTACGCCAAGACGGCCCGCGACGGCATGCACATGAAGGCCGAACTCGCCCCCGATACCTGCGAGCTCGTCGTCTCCAACGTGGTCCTGGTCGACCCGGTCGCCGGCATCCGCAAGGTATCCCTCGGCATCAAGGACGGCCGCATCCACTCGATCGGCCGGGCTGGAAACCCGGACACCCTCGACGCGGTCGACGTCGTCGTGGGCACCGGCACCACCGTCATCGCCGGGGAAGGCCTCATCGCCACCCCCGGCATCGTCGACACCCACGTCCACCTCGTCTCCCCGCGCATCCTGGACGCCGCCCTCGCCGCCGGCGTCACCACCGTCGTGAGCCAGAACTTCGGCCCGACCTGGGGCTGCGGCGTGACCGCCCCCACCGAACTGCACCACGCCCTGCGCGCCTTCGACGCCTGGCCCGTGAACATCGCCCTGCTGGCCCGAGGCTCAAGCTCCCACCCCGCCGGACTCGTCCGGGCCCTGGCCGAAGGCGGCGCGTCCGGCTTCAAGGTCCACGAGGACATGGGCGCCCACGCCCGCGCCCTCGACACCGCACTGACCGTCGCCGACGAACACGACGTCCAAGTCGCCCTGCACAGCGACACCCTCAACGAGGCCCTCTACGTCAACGACACCCTCGCCGTCATCGCCGGCCGCACCCTGCACGCCTTCCACGTCGAAGGCTGCGGCGGCGGACACGCCCCCAACGTGCTGCAGATGGCCGGCGTCCCCAACATCATCGGCTCATCCACCAACCCCGGCCTGCCCTTCACCCGCGACACCGCCGCCGAACACCTCCACATGATCGCCACCGTCCACCGGCTCGACCCCGGCAGCCCCGACGCCCTGCGCCTGGCTGCCGACCGGATCCGCACCGGCACCCTCGGCGCCGAAGACGTCCTCCACGACCTCGGCGTCATCCCCATCACGTCCTCGGACTCTCAGGCCATGGGCCGCATCGGCGAGACCGTGCGCCGCACGTTCGCCGTCGCCGCCAAGATGAAGACCCTCGATCCCGAGCCGACCACCGACGACAACGAGCGCATCCTGCGCTACGTCGCCAAGCTCACCATCAATCCCGCCCTCGCCCACGGCATGGCCCACGAGATCGGCGCCCTCACCCCCGGGCGCCTTGCCGACATCGTGCTGTGGGACCCCCGCTACTTCGGCGCCAAGCCCCACCTCGTCCTCAAGGCTGGGTACCCCGCCTACGGGGTCACGGGAGACCCCAACGCCTCCACCGAGACCTGCCAACCCCTCGTGCTGGGGCCGCAGTTCGGCGCGTTCGGGGAGACCGCGGCCGACCTGTCCGTCGCCTTCGTTAGCCAGGCCGCCCACGCCAGCGGTGCCGACCAGCTGCCCACCCGCCGCCGCCGCGTCCCCGTCCGCGACACCCGCAGCATCGGGCTGGCCACCATGCGCCTCAACGACCGCACCGGCCACGTCCGGGTCGACCCCGGCGACGGCCGCGTCACCCTCGACGACACCCCCATCAGCTCGCCGCCCGCCGAGCACACCGCTCTCAGCCGTCTCTACTTCCTGTGA
- a CDS encoding phosphotransferase — MASLLKIFEQQNFLGAPKYLGQVDGKDILSYIEGDVPAKFQPWSNDQVRAAARLLREMHDATRGSDLAGRFDVVCHHDPGPNNYVFQDGVPVALIDFEQAAPGGRLEDVAYMAWTWSISSKQVMPLEDQAAQVRLIADVYGLEDAERRALVDCILERQSRNVRFWAEFLAHPETAPAAPDVLADRIAWSKREHHFVYAHREVFDRALA, encoded by the coding sequence ATGGCTTCCCTTCTGAAAATCTTCGAGCAGCAGAATTTCCTTGGGGCTCCGAAATACCTGGGTCAGGTGGACGGCAAAGACATCCTCTCCTATATCGAGGGCGACGTTCCGGCGAAATTCCAGCCCTGGTCCAACGACCAGGTGAGGGCAGCGGCCCGTCTTCTGCGTGAGATGCACGACGCCACGCGGGGAAGTGATCTGGCCGGCCGGTTCGACGTGGTGTGCCACCACGACCCGGGGCCGAACAACTACGTCTTCCAGGACGGTGTTCCGGTCGCGCTCATCGACTTCGAGCAGGCTGCTCCAGGAGGTCGGTTGGAGGACGTCGCGTACATGGCCTGGACGTGGTCGATCTCGTCCAAGCAGGTCATGCCCCTGGAGGACCAGGCGGCACAGGTACGGCTCATCGCCGACGTGTACGGGCTGGAGGACGCCGAGCGCCGCGCCCTGGTCGACTGCATCCTCGAGCGCCAGTCGCGCAACGTCCGCTTCTGGGCGGAGTTCTTGGCACACCCGGAGACTGCCCCTGCTGCTCCGGACGTCCTGGCCGATCGGATCGCCTGGAGCAAGCGGGAGCATCACTTCGTCTACGCGCACCGTGAGGTCTTCGACCGGGCGCTGGCCTGA
- a CDS encoding tyrosine-protein phosphatase, with protein MTRPDIAEQSASHLIPAQSHALDVPNVRNFRDAGISSLKTGLLFRSGSLNRLTDAGVERIRELGIRTVIDLRSGAENNVWPGQKQGLEVTWIALPALPDRAGLKRMGLSDFSGFDGKDWPVDPGRLYPFMAVYAGPAIARLVKELSRPDVAPAVVQCAVGKDRTGLAMAVIQSLLGVAWQDIVADFVQSNIELALAAGPTSFVDEAGVTRYSHPVSEELLRSAMEIITADHDDLAAYLQAHGATPQDLTALRSLLLP; from the coding sequence ATGACGCGCCCAGACATAGCGGAACAGTCGGCAAGTCACCTCATTCCCGCGCAGAGTCATGCGCTGGACGTACCGAACGTGCGTAACTTCCGCGATGCCGGAATCTCCTCACTGAAGACCGGCCTGCTCTTCAGGTCAGGGTCACTCAACCGCCTCACCGACGCTGGGGTGGAACGCATCCGCGAACTCGGCATCCGCACCGTGATCGACCTGCGCAGCGGTGCCGAGAACAACGTCTGGCCTGGCCAGAAGCAAGGTCTGGAGGTCACGTGGATCGCGCTACCCGCTCTGCCGGACCGGGCCGGGCTCAAGCGGATGGGGCTGAGCGACTTCTCGGGGTTCGACGGGAAGGACTGGCCGGTGGATCCCGGGAGGCTCTACCCGTTCATGGCGGTCTACGCCGGGCCCGCCATCGCGCGGCTGGTCAAAGAGCTCAGCCGTCCAGACGTCGCGCCGGCGGTCGTCCAGTGCGCCGTCGGCAAGGACCGGACGGGTCTGGCCATGGCCGTGATCCAGTCACTGCTCGGCGTGGCCTGGCAGGACATCGTCGCGGACTTCGTCCAGTCCAACATCGAGCTCGCCCTCGCAGCCGGCCCTACCTCCTTCGTCGACGAGGCGGGAGTGACGCGGTACTCGCACCCCGTGTCCGAAGAACTTCTCCGGTCCGCCATGGAGATCATCACCGCTGACCACGACGACCTCGCCGCCTACCTCCAGGCGCACGGGGCGACACCGCAAGACCTCACCGCGCTGCGGTCACTGCTCCTGCCCTGA
- the fxlM gene encoding methyltransferase, FxLD system, whose product MGYTRTDWSEHYTEGRGFRRLGDEEKALLVEHAPAPEGGCALDVGCGTGEMAAYLASLGYTVDGVDFAEGALARARAEHAGVEGVRWLCLDVEYDDLADLAEAGYDLIVVRLCIVFIRDRARVLRRLAARLREGAVLVIITPVVENTAEERRHIALDEKELDALTDGFEHVERFDAEGLAVLALRGPAGSFSAEEKLRPEPQAVFGAAMVVTDAFGRVLLGRSTRGMWELPAGRVETGEAAPAAAVRELAEETGLTTRVEDAHVITVLHDDRLDVRRITAVVRVTNWDGDLGLPEPHRFVRWEWHDLNTLDTLGKIFAPSAQALTAVWPGVLPGLPPVHSYACITAVPPLPGEPAEAGRLRERMADTVIGKGWAPSPQVQAALREVPRHRFVPEAPLETAYHDDLAVVTVRESPQTALSSVSAAWLQADMIEQLRLEPGMTVLEAGSGGYNAELLAHVLGPRGRVVTVDVDPYVVHRTRRLCAEAGSGRVTAVLGDGGLGAPGHVPAQGFDGVMITHNAADIAPAWREQLAEGARLVVPLEMGGYTRSLTLVRRGDVLHCEHWTYCGFVRDRGAAARTAPAVRLADAEVTVRWEDGGPGNAAGLEEALRGRRHELTTGLVVRGTFNFETLQVYAATTLPGFCRLAAPEGSTLVTQRDAAAMLADDSLAYLTYRVVKGAPDPADRLTEFFIHAYGPAADELAKRFADCVRTWDQKVRESGYPPMTVHPAGTPDEQLPAGDVLDKPSARLVFQWPDRASDGVQGLLAAGGQRA is encoded by the coding sequence GTGGGATACACCCGGACTGACTGGTCGGAGCACTACACCGAAGGGCGAGGCTTCCGACGGCTCGGGGACGAGGAGAAGGCGCTGCTCGTTGAGCACGCGCCGGCGCCCGAGGGCGGCTGCGCGCTCGACGTCGGCTGCGGAACCGGCGAGATGGCCGCATACCTCGCCTCGCTCGGTTACACCGTCGACGGCGTGGACTTCGCCGAGGGCGCTCTCGCGCGGGCCCGCGCGGAGCACGCCGGCGTGGAGGGGGTGCGCTGGCTGTGCCTGGACGTGGAGTACGACGACCTGGCCGACCTCGCCGAGGCCGGCTACGACCTGATCGTCGTGCGGCTGTGCATCGTCTTTATCCGCGATCGTGCTCGTGTCCTGCGCCGTCTGGCCGCGCGGCTGCGCGAGGGTGCGGTGCTGGTCATCATCACTCCGGTCGTGGAGAACACGGCGGAAGAGCGGCGCCACATCGCGCTGGACGAGAAGGAGCTCGACGCGCTCACCGACGGGTTCGAGCACGTCGAGCGGTTCGACGCGGAGGGCCTGGCGGTGCTGGCCTTGCGCGGGCCGGCCGGGTCGTTCAGCGCGGAGGAGAAACTGCGGCCCGAGCCGCAGGCCGTTTTCGGTGCTGCGATGGTGGTCACCGACGCATTCGGCAGGGTCCTGCTGGGCCGCTCGACCCGGGGCATGTGGGAGCTGCCCGCGGGCCGCGTCGAGACAGGCGAAGCCGCACCGGCTGCCGCTGTACGGGAGTTGGCGGAGGAGACCGGGCTGACCACGCGCGTGGAGGACGCTCACGTCATCACCGTGCTCCACGACGACCGGCTGGACGTGCGCCGCATCACCGCCGTGGTCCGCGTCACCAACTGGGACGGTGACCTCGGCCTGCCCGAGCCGCACCGCTTCGTGCGCTGGGAGTGGCACGACCTGAACACCCTGGACACCCTCGGGAAGATCTTCGCGCCCAGCGCCCAGGCCCTCACCGCAGTGTGGCCCGGAGTGCTGCCGGGGCTGCCGCCCGTCCACTCCTACGCGTGCATCACCGCCGTCCCGCCGCTGCCCGGAGAGCCAGCCGAGGCCGGCCGGCTGCGCGAGCGGATGGCGGACACCGTGATCGGCAAAGGCTGGGCGCCCTCGCCGCAGGTCCAGGCGGCGCTACGCGAGGTCCCCCGGCACCGGTTCGTCCCCGAGGCTCCGCTGGAGACGGCCTACCACGACGACCTCGCCGTGGTGACGGTCCGGGAGTCGCCCCAGACCGCGCTCAGCTCCGTCTCCGCGGCCTGGCTGCAGGCCGACATGATCGAGCAACTCCGGCTGGAGCCGGGGATGACCGTGCTGGAAGCCGGATCGGGCGGCTACAACGCAGAGCTCCTGGCGCACGTCCTCGGACCCCGCGGGCGCGTGGTGACCGTGGACGTCGACCCGTACGTGGTGCACCGCACCAGGCGGCTGTGCGCGGAAGCCGGCAGCGGCCGAGTCACCGCCGTCCTCGGCGACGGCGGTCTCGGCGCGCCCGGACACGTCCCCGCCCAGGGGTTCGACGGGGTGATGATCACACACAACGCGGCTGACATCGCCCCGGCCTGGCGGGAGCAACTCGCCGAGGGGGCGCGGTTGGTGGTGCCGCTGGAAATGGGCGGCTACACCCGCTCGCTCACCCTGGTGCGGCGCGGCGACGTGCTGCACTGCGAGCACTGGACGTACTGCGGGTTCGTGCGGGACCGCGGCGCCGCCGCCCGCACGGCCCCCGCCGTCCGTCTTGCCGACGCCGAGGTCACTGTGCGGTGGGAAGACGGTGGTCCTGGCAACGCCGCCGGGCTGGAGGAGGCGCTGCGCGGGCGCCGGCACGAGCTCACCACCGGTCTCGTGGTGCGGGGGACCTTCAACTTCGAGACTTTGCAGGTCTACGCCGCGACCACGCTGCCCGGGTTCTGCCGCCTGGCCGCCCCGGAAGGATCCACGCTGGTCACGCAGCGGGACGCGGCCGCGATGCTGGCGGACGACTCCCTCGCCTATCTGACCTATCGCGTGGTCAAGGGCGCCCCAGATCCGGCCGACCGCCTCACCGAGTTCTTCATCCACGCGTACGGCCCGGCCGCCGACGAGTTGGCGAAGCGCTTCGCTGACTGTGTGCGCACCTGGGACCAGAAGGTGCGCGAGAGCGGCTACCCGCCGATGACCGTCCATCCCGCTGGCACCCCTGACGAGCAACTGCCAGCCGGTGATGTGCTCGACAAGCCCTCCGCACGGCTCGTCTTCCAGTGGCCGGACCGCGCTTCCGACGGAGTGCAGGGCCTGCTTGCAGCAGGCGGACAGCGTGCCTGA